One Embleya scabrispora DNA segment encodes these proteins:
- a CDS encoding purine-cytosine permease family protein produces MTTTKRTPDARPQDIPGSGSAGHRETRGIDQVPADERGGHPRRLFAVWAAPNVSYLSFVVGATLIIMGLSLAQAIGLILAGNLLWICTGVIAASGPVAGTSGSVISRAMYGVLGNKVVLVLTGWLIAAAYLALNWSAASVAGIGLAGRYGLPDDSAVDAAVICAIAAGTILIAIYGYATIVRLYSGLSVFLTVVFIVVTGYVLTETDWSYTPAEPLHGAALAAALGTGFTVIASTPLSYANSPDLARYLPRDSNPYAIAGWTAVGAYLPSVVFTTVGALAATGLDMSDPEAALESILPGWFIPVFVIAVVVNTMTNNGMTAYSASLSIQSVGVRLARIPAVLIIGVLGTAMTLYAILVVDFLDSVQTMLQLVVVATGPAMAVAVTDLVLRRNRYHGADLLEQRRGGPFWYHRGVHPAGVLALIGGGLVSAMWVNTSFWTGPIAAAMADVDLAIPSGMITAAAIYWGVARATGSIPKV; encoded by the coding sequence ATGACCACCACCAAGCGCACCCCCGACGCGAGACCGCAGGACATACCCGGTTCCGGATCCGCCGGGCATCGGGAAACGCGCGGCATCGACCAGGTCCCCGCCGACGAGCGCGGCGGACATCCGCGTCGGCTCTTCGCGGTCTGGGCCGCCCCGAACGTGAGCTATCTGAGCTTTGTCGTCGGCGCGACGCTGATCATCATGGGCCTGTCCCTCGCCCAGGCGATCGGGCTCATCCTCGCCGGCAACCTGCTGTGGATCTGTACCGGCGTGATCGCCGCCTCCGGCCCGGTCGCCGGCACCAGCGGGTCGGTGATCTCACGCGCCATGTACGGCGTCCTCGGCAACAAGGTGGTCCTGGTCCTGACCGGATGGCTGATCGCCGCGGCCTACCTCGCGCTGAACTGGTCGGCCGCCTCGGTCGCCGGCATCGGCCTGGCCGGACGATACGGCCTGCCCGACGACTCGGCCGTCGACGCCGCGGTGATCTGCGCGATCGCGGCCGGCACGATCCTGATCGCGATCTACGGATACGCCACGATCGTGCGCCTGTACTCCGGGCTCAGCGTGTTCCTGACCGTCGTGTTCATCGTGGTGACGGGCTACGTCCTCACCGAGACCGACTGGTCGTACACGCCGGCCGAACCGCTGCACGGCGCCGCCCTCGCCGCCGCGCTCGGCACCGGGTTCACCGTCATCGCCTCCACCCCGCTGTCCTACGCCAACAGCCCCGACCTGGCCCGCTACCTGCCGCGCGACAGCAACCCGTACGCCATCGCCGGCTGGACCGCCGTCGGCGCGTACCTGCCCAGCGTCGTCTTCACCACCGTGGGCGCCCTCGCCGCCACCGGCCTGGACATGAGCGACCCCGAGGCCGCGCTGGAAAGCATCCTGCCGGGCTGGTTCATCCCCGTCTTCGTGATCGCGGTCGTGGTCAACACGATGACCAACAACGGCATGACCGCCTACAGCGCGAGCCTGTCCATCCAGTCCGTCGGCGTCCGGCTCGCCCGCATCCCGGCCGTACTGATCATCGGCGTGCTCGGCACCGCCATGACGCTGTACGCGATCCTGGTCGTCGACTTCCTCGACAGCGTGCAGACGATGTTGCAACTCGTGGTCGTGGCGACCGGTCCGGCGATGGCGGTCGCGGTGACCGACCTGGTCCTGCGGCGCAACCGATACCACGGGGCCGACCTGCTCGAACAACGCCGCGGCGGGCCGTTCTGGTATCACCGCGGCGTGCACCCGGCGGGCGTCCTCGCGCTGATCGGCGGCGGCCTCGTCTCCGCGATGTGGGTGAACACCAGCTTCTGGACCGGGCCGATCGCCGCCGCGATGGCGGACGTGGACCTGGCCATCCCGTCCGGGATGATCACGGCCGCGGCGATCTACTGGGGCGTCGCCCGCGCGACCGGCTCGATCCCCAAGGTATGA
- a CDS encoding TetR family transcriptional regulator — MASRPQPTRVRKLPDERRAEILRTAARIALEEGLERITLRRVADELGVRPGLIGHYFPAADALVAEAFTDAATKERDTLLPADEEGLAPIDRLARFLVRLADGTYLDLSRLWLNARHLSRFKEGLRDAVGAQETVTRTALTALIEAGVAAGEFDTDDALGAALHILVTVDGLGSYANADADIRLDHPTLDDMAITTAERELGLDRGTLRARL, encoded by the coding sequence ATGGCGTCAAGACCTCAACCCACCCGCGTTCGCAAGCTGCCCGACGAGCGCCGCGCGGAGATCCTGCGCACCGCCGCGCGGATCGCGCTCGAAGAGGGCCTGGAACGCATCACGCTGCGCCGGGTCGCCGACGAGTTGGGGGTGCGGCCGGGGCTGATCGGCCACTACTTCCCGGCCGCGGACGCCCTGGTCGCCGAGGCGTTCACGGACGCGGCGACGAAGGAGCGCGACACGTTGTTGCCGGCGGACGAGGAGGGGCTGGCGCCGATCGACCGGCTGGCCCGGTTCCTGGTCCGGCTGGCCGACGGGACGTATCTCGACCTGAGCCGGTTGTGGTTGAACGCCCGGCACCTCAGCCGGTTCAAGGAGGGACTGCGCGACGCGGTCGGCGCCCAGGAGACGGTGACCCGTACCGCGCTCACCGCCCTGATCGAAGCGGGCGTCGCGGCGGGGGAGTTCGACACCGACGACGCCCTCGGCGCGGCCCTGCACATCCTGGTCACCGTGGACGGGCTCGGCTCCTACGCCAACGCCGACGCCGACATCAGGCTCGACCACCCGACGCTCGACGACATGGCGATCACCACGGCGGAGCGCGAACTCGGGCTGGACCGGGGCACGTTGCGGGCTCGACTCTGA